The Astatotilapia calliptera chromosome 2, fAstCal1.2, whole genome shotgun sequence genome includes a window with the following:
- the LOC113028446 gene encoding butyrophilin subfamily 2 member A1-like, translated as MTSKSLTHWNYTKLLCAYSNNKVCCSFLCEIKTEAFVVSGQSEVIGPNQPVAATIGNDIILPCYLYPTMDASDMTVEWSRPDLDLRLVHVWPERPELQNPSYKGRTSLFINEMKHGELSLKISRVKPSDEGKYRCFVPDLRKDSNVQLVVSAVSSPVISFAGLNKTISGVVLQCESAGWYPEPELLWLDGEGNLLSAGPTETLRGPDDLYTVSSRVTVEKRHSNNITCRVQQRNTNQSRETHIHVPGNNDSCLRTPTRAERDTYMFQVNRMFYLMGRQRAMASA; from the exons TCACTGACTCACTGGAATTATACCAAACTGTTATGTGCTTACAGTAATAACAAGGTTTGTTGTTCATTTctgtgtgaaataaaaacagaagcctTTGTTGTCTCAGGTCAGTCAGAGGTGATTGGTCCAAATCAGCCAGTTGCTGCAACCATTGGTAATGACATCATTTTGCCATGTTACCTCTACCCAACCATGGATGCTTCAGACATGACTGTGGAGTGGAGTAGACCTGACCTGGACCTCAGATTAGTCCATGTGTGGCCGGAGAGACCTGAGTTACAAAATCCATCCTACAAGGGCAGAACATCTCTGTTtattaatgaaatgaaacatggaGAACTTTCTCTGAAGATCTCCAGAGTAAAACCGTCTGATGAGGGAAAATACAGATGCTTTGTTCCAGACCTGCGTAAAGACTCTAATGTTCAACTTGTTGTTA GTGCCGTCTCCTCACCTGTTATCAGCTTTGCAGGCCTCAATAAAACCATCAGTGGAGTGGTATTACAGTGTGAGTCTGCAGGCTGGTATCCAGAGCCTGAGCTGCTGTGGTTGGACGGTGAGGGAAACCTCCTCTCTGCTGGACCTACAGAGACCCTCAGAGGTCCTGATGACCTCTATActgtcagcagcagagtgactgtggagaagagacacagcaacaacatcacCTGCAGAGTCCAACAGAGGAACACCAACcagagcagagagacacacatacatgttcCAGGTAATAATGACTCATGTTTAAGAACACCAaccagagcagagagagacacatACATGTTCCAGGTAAATcgaatgttttatttaatgggGCGACAACGAGCAATGGCAAGTGCGTAA